The Gossypium arboreum isolate Shixiya-1 chromosome 2, ASM2569848v2, whole genome shotgun sequence region CCATTGATGAGCCTCGTGAAGTCTTATGAGGGTGGAAGAGAGAGCCATGCCCGTGTTATTGTGCGGTCCCTTTTTGAAGAGTATCTATCTGTTGAAGAGTTATTCAGCGACAACATCCAGGTAACTTTTGTCTCAAAGGAAATTATGGTCATCATATTGTTAATAACATTACCACAGATGACTCTGTCATTATTGTTTGTATTGACAAGACTATTCTGAAGTATCAAGACATCAATTCAGATTTATATATCTTCAAGATCATATCTGCAAAGTCCAGTTACAGTCTTCAAGCTTTTGAGTGTGTATTATTTTGTTTGCAAGTTTAAACGAGTCTTTTCAATGCAATATCACAGGCTGATGTGATCGAACGTCTTCGACTTCAGTATAAGAAAGATCTTTTGAAGGTTGTGGACATCGTACTATCTCATCAGGTATTGATTTGTAAGAttgttttttttaatgtttatttttccTAATGTACATTATTCCATAACCATGCTATGCAATTTCTTTTGGCCTGCAGGGTGTCAAGAGTAAAAATAAACTGATTTTCAGACTCTTGGAACAACTTGTTTATCCTAACCCTGCTGCATACAGAGATCAACTAATTCGATTCTCTGCATTAAACCATACAAGTTATTCTGAGGTTCGTCAATGAATTAAGTTACTCATTTTAGCATATTCTAAGTTTACAATAACGAGTTTTTAATATTGTGTTCTTTGTATTCGTCATTTTGGTTTTCCAAAATTCTCTTAATTCTTCCTTGTAGAAGATATTTGATTGTTTCATAGGGAGGCTGATTTTTTTAATTTGCATGCAGTTGGCACTGAAGGCAAGTCAATTACTGGAGCAAACCAAATTAAGCGAACTTCGCTCCAGCATTGCTAGAAGCCTTTCTGAATTAGAAATGTTTACTGAGGATGGTGAAACTATGGACACTCCCAAGAGAAAAAGTGCCATTAATGAAAGAATGGAGGCTCTTGTAGGTGCTCCTTTAGCTGTTGAAGATGCTCTTGTAGGCCTGTTTGATCATAGTGATCACACCCTTCAGAGGCGGGTTGTAGAGACTTATGTTCGGAGGCTATACCAGGTGATAGGTCTCAACTCTTACTATTTTTTCTTATGCTAGTTTGGGATTATCGCATCCTCATTTAACTGGTTGTATTTGTCATCAGCCTTATCTTGTAAAGGGAAGTGTCCGGATGCAATGGCATAGATCTGGTCTTATTGCTTCCTGGGAATTCTTGGAAGAGCATATTGAGAGCAAGAATGTGTCTGAAGATCAAATGTCTGATGAACCATTAGTTGAGAAACATAGAGAGAGGAAATGGGGAGCCATGGTTATAATTAAATCTCTCCAATTTTTGCCTGCAATTATCAGTGCAACACTGAGGGAAACAACTCCTAACCTTCATGAAGAAACTTCAAATGGATCCCTAGAACCAACTACCTTTGGAAACATGATGCATATAGCACTGGTGGGCATCAACAATCAGATGAGTCTACTTCAGGATAGGTATGTTTTCTTAACTTTTCCTTGTTTTGAAATCTGTAGCTGAACTAACATTGCTTCTTGTGAAAGCTTTCATTGTCATTTATAGTACCAGAAATTATGCAACTTGATGAACTCTAAAGTCAAAGTCAAATGCATATATGTTTAATTCAAATCTGATAATACCAAGATGAGATAAAGTTTGGTTGTATATAAATTCAAACTATTAAAAGTCCTACATTGGATTGGTCCTCTGTTTTTTCATCATGTTTGCTAAAGACACTATGTTTCTAACTGAATGTAGGGACAGAATCATAAATCATTGATTTTCTTaatcatcatctatatttactacTTGCAGTGGTGATGAGGATCAAGCTCAAGAGAGAATCAATAAGTTAGCAAAAATACTTAAAGATAAAGAGTTAGGGTCAAGTCTACGATCTGCAGGTGTTAGAGTCATTAGCTGTATCATACAGAGAGATGAAGGGCGAACACCTATGAGGCACTCGTTTCATTGGTCAACTGAAAAGCTCTATTACGAGGAAGAACCTCTTTTACGCCATCTAGAACCTCCTCTATCCATATACCTTGAATTGGTTTGCTATTTGAACTTCTGTTCCTTCATTTTCCTTCAAAGAAAATATTAATATGCACCTTTAATCTGATAGTTATTAAATCTTAATCCAGGATAAGCTTAAAGGTTACCAGAATATACAGTATACACCATCACGTGACCGCCAGTGGCATTTATACACTGTTGTTGACAAGCCAGTACCAATTCAGAGGATGTTCCTCAGAACACTTGTCAGGCAGCCTACTTCCGATGATGGGCTTACAGCATATCGGGGACTTGATGTTGACATGATGCGTAGTCAGTCAGCTATGTCTTTTACGTCAAGGAGCATCTTGAGGTCCTTAATGGGTGCAATGGAGGAGTTGGAGATTAACATGCACAATGCAACTCTAAAATCTGACCATGCACATATGTATCTTTGCATCTTACGAGAACAACAGATAAATGATCTTGTGCCTTACCCCAAGTAATTAAGCCAATATTAAATTTCTAGTTCCTTTTTTTCCCTCCTCTTCCTTCCGCATGGTCGGTGAgcattttataaattttcttaCATTTGAGATATTTCACCAGGAGAGTTGACCTAGATGCTGGACAAGAAGAAGCTGGAGTAGAGTCAATCTTAGAAGAACTGGCTCAGGAACTTCATGCATTTGTTGGTGTAAGAATGCATAAGTTGGGTGTTTGTGAGTGGGAAGTAAAGCTCTGGATGGCATCATCTGGACAAGCAAATGGTGCTTGGAGAATTGTAGTGACGAATGTGACAGGCCAGACATGCACTTTACATGTAAGTTTTTATCTGGTTAATAGTAGTGCTTCAAGAATTCTCCTACGGGATCTAGCTATAGTGCTTATATATGGAAGAGAGAGAGGGAAAAGTTTTCTCCCACTAGCAACTTTTTTGGTTTGCAGAGACATCATACACCATAGCTTACAAATCTTAATGACAGCcaaaaaatggttaaattgtgaGGAACCATAGACCACAAATGTTGCATctcttttgatttttcttttcttttccctcCCTTTTTTCCTTTATGTAGTGCTCTTTCTGATTTATTTACATATTGAGATACGTGGtttcaattaaaaagaaaatccatATATTACCTTTTTCCTTAGATCATTTAGCAGAAATGCATTCATGTTGCTGAAAGATATCCAGCTGTATGGTATGAGAACCATACATCACTATCCAACTAGAACCAGTCTAAATCTCAAGCTCAATGAAAATGGAGTTCTCATGAATGAATTTAGgccatataaaaaataatattgctGTGTTGTACTTTCAGATATACCGAGAACTAGAAGATACTAGCAAACACAGAGTCGTATACCATTCTCTTTCTGTAAGGGGTCCTCTGCATGGTGTACCAGTTAATGCTCAATATCAGGCTTTGGGTGTTCTTGACCGTAAACGTCTATTGGCAAGGAAAAATAATACCACTTATTGCTATGACTTTCCATTGGTAAGCACAGTGTTATGGGCATACAGTGATATTGGCTGCTTgttcttttccctttttatgcTCTGAATCCATAGCAGATGAAAGCTATATTACTGACTGCGGTATTACTTGTAGGCATTCGAGACTGCCTTGCAGCAGTCATGGTCATCCCAGTTCCCAGGTATTAAAAGACCCAAAGTTAAACTTCTTCCTAAGGTTATGGAGCTTGTATTTGCTGACCAAAAGGGTAACTGGGGCACTCCCCTTGTTCCGATTGAGCGCCAGCCTGGACTCAATGATGTTGGCATGGTAGCCTGGTGCATGGAAATGTTCACTCCTGAGTTCCCTTCTGGAAGAACAATATTAGTAGTTGCGAATGATGTGACCTTCAAAGCTGGTTCTTTTGGCCCAAGAGAGGATGCATTCTTCCTTGCTGTAACTGATCTTGCCTGCAGTAAGAAACTGCCTTTAATTTATTTGGCTGCTAACTCTGGTGCCCGTATTGGGGTAGCTGAAGAAGTCAAAGCCTGTTTTAAAGTTGGTTGGTCTAATGAATCCAGCCCTGAGCGTGGTTTTCAGTATGTCTACTTAACTTCTGAGGATTATACTAAGATTGGATCATCAGTCATTGCACATGAGATGAAGCTGGCCAGTGGAGAGAGCAGATGGGTGATAGATACCATTGTTGGGAAAGAGGATGGTTTGGGAGTTGAGAACTTAACTGGTAGTGGGGCCATTGCTGGTGCATACTCTCGGGCATACAAGGAAACCTTTACCCTAACATATGTGACTGGTAGAACTGTGGGAATTGGTGCTTATCTTGCTCGTCTTGGCATGCGGTGCATACAGAGACTCGATCAACCCATTATTTTGACTGGTTTCTCAGCATTGAACAAACTTCTAGGTCGTGAGGTGTACAGCTCCCACATGCAACTTGGTGGACCTAAAATCATGGCAACAAATGGGGTTGTCCATCTCACAGTTTCAGATGATCTTGAAGGGGTGTCAGCCATATTGAACTGGCTAAGTTGCATTCCTCCTCGTATAGGTGGTCCACTTCCCATTTTAAATCCATCAGATCCTCCAGAAAGGCTTGTGGAGTACTTACCTGAAAATTCGTGTGATCCTCGGGCCGCTATTTCTGGTGCTTTAGATAGTAGTGGCAACTGGAAGGGAGGTATTTTTGACAGGGATAGCTTTGTGGAGACGCTTGAAGGTTGGGCTAGAACAGTTGTGACAGGAAGGGCAAAGCTTGGAGGAATCCCTGTAGGAATAGTTGCAGTTGAGACACAGACGGTGATGCAGGTTATCCCTGCTGATCCAGGACAACTTGATTCCCATGAGAGAGTTGTCCCTCAAGCTGGACAGGTATGGTTTCCAGATTCTGCTACAAAGACAGCTCAGGCAATAATGGATTTCAATAGGGAAGAGCTTCCGCTTTTCATTCTTGCCAATTGGAGAGGCTTTTCTGGTGGGCAAAGGGATCTTTTTGAGGGCATCCTTCAAGCTGGATCAACCATTGTTGAGAATCTTAGAACATACAAACAACCTGTCTTTGTGTACATTCCCATGATGGGTGAGCTCCGTGGTGGGGCATGGGTAGTTGTGGACAGCCGGATCAATTCAGATCATATTGAAATGTATGCTGAACGCACTGCTAAGGGTAATGTACTTGAGCCAGAAGGAATGATTGAAATCAAGTTTAGGACAAAGGAGCTACTGGAGTGCATGGGCAGGCTTGACCAACAGCTTATAAACATGAAGGCAAAACTTCAGGAAGCAAAGAGCAATGGAGCCCATGCACAGATGGATTCTCTGCAGCAGCAAATAAGATCACGTGAGAAACAGCTTTTACCAGTATACACCCAGATAGCCACTAAATTTGCCGAGCTTCATGATACTTCTCTGAGGATGGCAGCGAAAGGGGTAATAAAAGAAGTAGTTGACTGGGATCGCTCACGATCTTTCTTCTATAGAAGATTGCGCCGGAGAATTGCTGAGAGTTCTCTGGTCAAAATTGTAAAAGATGCTGCTGGTGATCAACTGTCGCATAAATCTGCAATGGACTTGATCAAGAAATGGTTTTTGGATTCCAGTGTTGCAAAGGGAAGAGAAGATGCTTGGGTTAATGATGAAGCTTTCTTTTCATGGAAGGATGATCTGGGTAATTATAGTGAGAAGCTACAAGAACTGCGGGTCCAAAAGGTATTACTTCAGCTTACGAATATTGGCAATTCATCTTCAGATATACAAGCTCTACCTCAAGGTCTTGCTGCCCTTCTAAGCAAGGTAAACCATCCAACTATCTTTTCTTACTTTTACAGCATTCTTGTTTATGTCTCTCAGAACCTATTGATAAATGTGTTAATCTAATGCAGATGGAGCCATCAAGCAGAAAACAAATGGTTGATGAACTTCGTAAGGTGCTCGGTTGATTAAATTACCTATAAGATCCTGGGTTTTCTCATTCTTCTGCTACTTGCATTAATATTTTGGTAACTTGCTGCCACACCTGGCGTGGATCTTCTGTAACAATTCACGTAGCTTCATGAGAAGTGGAGGTGGCAGAGTCCTTGGTGCAGCCGGTAGCTTTTGTAAGTGTAAACTTAGCAGGTTGTAGTTGATACGAGTATTAGATTTTGTGCCGCTAGGAAATCATTGGACAGTCTCAGTTTGATCTGTTTGCTGCAGATGTGATGAAACTTTGctcatatattattaatttttgtaaTAATGTGTAGGGAAGTATCAATTATTCCTACTTGTGAATGCAAATTCTTTTAGGGTTGAGGATATTGTGCCACTTTGCTTCTTCTGCATTGTTGGTGACTTGGCTTTGATATTTTTTATCATAGACAATAAATTTGGCTAGTAAATGCTCCCACTTTCATCCTTCAGCACATGAAATGTTACATTTTCATaggaaatttataaaatatacaaCGGAAGTGGTTGTCTGAGTTTGAACCTGACGATTACATATGATTACATTTGAAATATCTTCCTCTCTGGTGATAATTATTTCTTGTTGCTTTTCTTCTTTTCTCGTTCTTTCTTCTTAAAGTCTTGGAtccttttcttctctttttctttcttcttcttctccaacTCTTGAATTCGATTCTTCATATCTTTCTCTTCCCTCCTTTTcctcttttccttttcttctctATTCATTCTCTCCTCCTTGGCCCTCCTCTTCTgctcttcttttctctctttttcctttgctttctttctcttttctatcTCTTTCAGCTTTTCTCTTGTGAGTTGTCTTTTCACACTGAAACACATTGGGCTGTATTCTTTGCAAGTACTCTTTTTCTCTTTCAATGTTGAATTATTTATAAATGGTTGTTTAGCAAACTTTTCGGGTTTTATCAATGAGTTGGTTTTCTCCCTTTGTTCTtatcatattaatattaattacccATTGCCGTCCAAAGGCCAGCCATTGTCTCACTTTTTGACTCCATACAATCTATTTGTATTCTTATTGTATATTGAAAATAAGGTTTAAAGCTAATTTTGGGCTTTTGAGCTATATTTGGTTTCTCATACTTAAACTATAATTTTGTTAACGGTTCATTCTAGTTTTTATAATAGCATTAAAAAAACTGGTTAACATGTGTTGTCGATAAAATGTGCAACATGATACCTTTAGCCATTTAGAACATGACTCATTGTACTCAAGTATATTGAAattaatatatgcaaaaaaaaaaaaaaaaaattcagcttGCATATTAAGTCCAAATTAGCTCTAGACTCAATTATCACTAAAAATGAAGAAAAGATGCAAATTATCGACAGAACATACTAAATGACACTAACATAATAATTTAGTTCGAAATCAAGCTCAAGTGTGAAAGTAAACTAAACTTTAGCTTCAGAGAGTGGCCGAAATCTTAGACAagatttttgtttgtttgtttgtggaGAACATGTAATAATGCAGTAGCTAAAAGATGAATATACTGCAATTTTTTGTTCTAATAATAGATAATAAACCCTATCACTTTTAGGATGCCATAGTTAGGCTTAGGATTAAGTAAATTCATGGTACATGGTAGAGGCAGACACTTTTTACTTTAATTGATTTAGTAAACAATTTCAGAGGTTGTTTACATGTCCATGCAAAGCGCGGAACAGTTATCTAATCTTTTTTAATTTTGGAATTTCTTTACATTTTATTCGTTGTTGGAAGACATTACAATCTATTTATATATGCTCTATTAACCTAGTAACTAATCATACTGGTTCCAGTGCTTGAAATGAAATCTAATACAACGATGAGTAGAAAGTCAGTTTCCCTAGTGGGACTTGTGATACTGTGCTGCCATGCTTCACTGACTGAGCAGCGACTGCAGGGCATATTCAAA contains the following coding sequences:
- the LOC108466878 gene encoding acetyl-CoA carboxylase 1-like is translated as MLEAQRSAMAGVGRGNNGYINGVLPIRSPATISEVDEFCYALGGKKPIHSILIANNGMAAVKFIRSIRTWAYETFGTEKAILLVAMATPEDMRINAEHIRIADQFVEVPGGTNNNNYANVQLIVEMAEITHVDAVWPGWGHASENPELPDALNAKGIVFLGPPSISMAALGDKIGSSLIAQAADVPTLPWSGSHVKIPADSCLVSIPDEIYSKACVYTTEEAIASCQVVGYPAMIKASWGGGGKGIRKVHNDDEVRALFKQVQGEVPGSPIFIMKVASQSRHLEVQLLCDQYGNVAALHSRDCSVQRRHQKIIEEGPITVAPLETVKKLEQAARRLAKSVSYVGAATVEYLYSMETGEYYFLELNPRLQVEHPVTEWIAEVNLPAAQVAVGMGIPLWKIPEIRRFYGMEHGAGYDAWRKTSVVATSFDFDKAESTRPKGHCVAVRVTSEDPDDGFKPTSGKVQELSFKSKPNVWAYFSVKSGGGIHEFSDSQFGHVFAFGESRALAIANMVLGLKEIQIRGEIRTNVDYTIDLLHASDYRENKIHTGWLDSRIAMRVRAERPPWYLSVVGGALYKASASSAAMVSDYIGYLEKGQIPPKHISLVHSQVSLNIEGSKYTIDMVRGGQGSYRLKMNQSEIEAEIHTLRDGGLLMQLDGNSHVIYAEEEAAGTRLLIDGRTCLLQNDHDPSKLVAETPCKLLRFLVSDGSRIDADTPYAEVEVMKMCMPLLSPASGIIQIKISEGQALQAGELIARLDLDDPSAVRKAEPFHGSFPVLGPPTAISGKVHQRCAASINAARMILAGYEHNIDEVVQSLLNCLDSPELPFLQWQECMSVLAARLPKNLKNELESKYKGFEAISSSMNVDFPAKLLKGVLELHLSICPEKERGSLERLIEPLMSLVKSYEGGRESHARVIVRSLFEEYLSVEELFSDNIQADVIERLRLQYKKDLLKVVDIVLSHQGVKSKNKLIFRLLEQLVYPNPAAYRDQLIRFSALNHTSYSELALKASQLLEQTKLSELRSSIARSLSELEMFTEDGETMDTPKRKSAINERMEALVGAPLAVEDALVGLFDHSDHTLQRRVVETYVRRLYQPYLVKGSVRMQWHRSGLIASWEFLEEHIESKNVSEDQMSDEPLVEKHRERKWGAMVIIKSLQFLPAIISATLRETTPNLHEETSNGSLEPTTFGNMMHIALVGINNQMSLLQDSGDEDQAQERINKLAKILKDKELGSSLRSAGVRVISCIIQRDEGRTPMRHSFHWSTEKLYYEEEPLLRHLEPPLSIYLELDKLKGYQNIQYTPSRDRQWHLYTVVDKPVPIQRMFLRTLVRQPTSDDGLTAYRGLDVDMMRSQSAMSFTSRSILRSLMGAMEELEINMHNATLKSDHAHMYLCILREQQINDLVPYPKRVDLDAGQEEAGVESILEELAQELHAFVGVRMHKLGVCEWEVKLWMASSGQANGAWRIVVTNVTGQTCTLHIYRELEDTSKHRVVYHSLSVRGPLHGVPVNAQYQALGVLDRKRLLARKNNTTYCYDFPLAFETALQQSWSSQFPGIKRPKVKLLPKVMELVFADQKGNWGTPLVPIERQPGLNDVGMVAWCMEMFTPEFPSGRTILVVANDVTFKAGSFGPREDAFFLAVTDLACSKKLPLIYLAANSGARIGVAEEVKACFKVGWSNESSPERGFQYVYLTSEDYTKIGSSVIAHEMKLASGESRWVIDTIVGKEDGLGVENLTGSGAIAGAYSRAYKETFTLTYVTGRTVGIGAYLARLGMRCIQRLDQPIILTGFSALNKLLGREVYSSHMQLGGPKIMATNGVVHLTVSDDLEGVSAILNWLSCIPPRIGGPLPILNPSDPPERLVEYLPENSCDPRAAISGALDSSGNWKGGIFDRDSFVETLEGWARTVVTGRAKLGGIPVGIVAVETQTVMQVIPADPGQLDSHERVVPQAGQVWFPDSATKTAQAIMDFNREELPLFILANWRGFSGGQRDLFEGILQAGSTIVENLRTYKQPVFVYIPMMGELRGGAWVVVDSRINSDHIEMYAERTAKGNVLEPEGMIEIKFRTKELLECMGRLDQQLINMKAKLQEAKSNGAHAQMDSLQQQIRSREKQLLPVYTQIATKFAELHDTSLRMAAKGVIKEVVDWDRSRSFFYRRLRRRIAESSLVKIVKDAAGDQLSHKSAMDLIKKWFLDSSVAKGREDAWVNDEAFFSWKDDLGNYSEKLQELRVQKVLLQLTNIGNSSSDIQALPQGLAALLSKMEPSSRKQMVDELRKVLG